Genomic segment of Polycladomyces abyssicola:
CGGTTCGCTCCGTCATTTACACCGCTTTCGGTTTGGATGCCGGACGGGGCACGTCCCGTACCACTGTGGCAAATGTGCCGCGACAGTATTCGGCCCCCGCTTCGTCGATTTTCACGCGGCATACCTGGCCGATCAGGTCGTCATTGCCTTCGAAGACCACTTGCAGATAGTTGTCGGAATAGCCCATATACAACCCGCTGTCCGGCGCTTCTTTGAACGGACGCTCCGGGATCACTTCCAGCACATCACCGACAAACCGTTTCGCGTATTTGAGCGAGAGACGGTTGGACAATTCGATCAAGCGGTGAACCCGTTCGTGTTTCACTTCTTCCGGCACTTGGTTTTCCATCCGGGCCGCCGGCGTACCGGTCCGTTTGGAATACGGGAAGACGTGAAGTTCCGCAAATTCCAGCTCCTCAATCAATCGATAGCCGTTTTCAAACTGCTCGTCTGTCTCGCCCGGGAATCCGACGATCACATCGGTCGTAATCGCCACGTTGGGCATCGCCTCTTTGACTTGTTCGATTTTACGTCGGTACTCGTCCACCGTGTACTTGCGGCGCATCCGTTTCAACACTTCGTCATCCCCGGCTTGAAGCGGGATATGCAGATGACGGCACATTTTGTCCGAGGCGTTAAGCACTTCGATCACCCGGTCGGTGATCTGGCTGGCTTCGATCGAGCTGATGCGGACGCGTTTGAGCCCGTCAATCTGGTCCAAATCCCACAGAAGATCCGCCAGCGTGTAATTTTCCAGGTCTTCACCGTATCCGCCTGTGTGAATGCCGGTCAGGACGATCTCCTTGTACCCCGCTTCCACCAGTTGGCGGGCCTGTTTGAGGACGCTCTCCGGTTTCCGGCTGCGCATCAGCCCCCGTGCCCACGGAATGATGCAGAAGGTGCAGAAGTTGTTGCATCCTTCCTGGATCTTGAGCGATGCACGCGTCCGTTCTGAAAATGTCGGGACGTCCAACTCCTCGAACTCCCGTGCTTTCATGATGTTTTTCACCGCATTGATCGGTTGTCGCTCCCGTTTGTACTGTTCCACATATTCCAGGAGTTTGTCCCGTCCCTGCGTGCCGACGACGATGTCCACACCCGGTATGGCCATGATCTCCTTGGGAGAGGTTTGCGCGTAGCAACCGGTAACCGCCACCACCGCATCCGGGTTGCGGCGAATGGCCCGACGGATGACCTGCCGGCTTTTTTTGTCCCCGGTGTTGGTCACCGTACAGGTGTTGATTACATATACGTCGGCTTTTTGTTCGAAATCCACTTTTTTGTAACCGGCTTGTTTGAACAGCTGCCAGATCGCCTCCGTTTCGTAGGCGTTCACTTTGCAGCCTAACGTATGAAACGCAACGGTGCTCATGCCCGTTCACCTCCCATCTCACCTGATGCATACATCACTGCGGTCAGCATGGCGACGGCGGCCGTTTCGGTCCGCAGGATGCGGGGACCCAAACTGACCGGAACGGCTCCGGCCGCTTCTGCTTCCCACACTTCTCTTTCCTCAAAACCGCCTTCCGGTCCGACAATCAACATAAAGGACGAGTGATCGTCCTCCGCTAACACCTGTTGGATCGGTTGACCGCCTCCCTCATAGGCGATCATGGCACGACCCGCTGAAGCCGCTCGGGACAACAACATTTGCCAATCCGCCACGGGCATCACTTCGGGAATCGTTCCGCGATGGGCTTGCTCGGCTGCTTCTTTGACGATGCGCATCCACCGTTCCCGCCGTTTTTCCGCTTTCTTTGCATCCCATTTCACAATGGTGCGCGCAGAGACAAACGGCACAAAGGAAGTTGCGCCCAATTCCGTGCCTTTTTGCAACACCCATTCCCATTTATCTCCCTTGGGGAGCGATTGCGCAACCGTAACGGATATGCGCGGCTCTCCCGCGGATGGACGCTTTTCCACCACTCGGCAGACGACCTCATCTGTCCTGATGGTGTCAATGGCTGTCACATAATCGGTTCCTCGACCGTCGCAACAGATGACCGGATCCCCCGGCCGAAACCGCATCACCTTTCTAATATGATGAACATCATCGCCTACAATGGTGATCGTATGAGAACCGATTAAATCGGGGTCGACGAAATAACGTTGCATTGATTCACTCCTCACATTCTACACCTTTTTCGCCACGATGGCTACCCAATCTCCGTCGCGAATGGCTTCCACTATCTGCAATCCTTGCTTTTCCAACTCGCCGCGTACTAGTTTTTCTTTCTCCTGGATGACACCGGAAACGATGAGATGACCTTTGTCCTTCAGCACCCTGGGGACATCCGGTAACATGCGGACGATGATTTCCGCAAGGATATTAGCCACAATGAGATCGACCTGCCCGGTCACACCCCGAAGCAAATCACCTTGACGAACCCGCACGCGATCTTGAACTCCGTTCAACCGAACATTGGCCTCCGCACTGGTCACCGCCACATCGTCCAAATCGAGCGCCAACACCGTCTCCGCACCCAATTTGGCCGCAGCCACACTCAATATCCCGCTGCCGCATCCCACGTCGATCACACTGCCTCGACAGGGGACGTAACGTTCCAACAACTGCAGGCAGAGCGTCGTCGTCGGATGCGTTCCCGTACCAAATGCCATCCCCGGATCCAGCTCGATGATCACTTGATCGTCGCGGTCCGGCTCATACGACTCCCAAACCGGTTTCACGATCATGCGTTTGGAGATACGTACAGGTTTGTAGTAGGCTTTCCACGCCTCCGCCCATGATTCTTCCGACATTTTCCGCGTTGTGACCCGTGCCGGACCCGGATCGAGACCGTGTTCCTCGATCTCCTTCATCAACGATTCGGCTCGCCGGACAAAAGCGGTCACGTCCGACGTTTCGGGAATATAGCATTTCACCCGCACTCCTTCCGACGGGTAATCCTCCATCGATAATGCGGGAATCTCACCGAAAGGACTTTCCCATTCACGTTCCAGCACTTCAGGATCTTCGATGGAAACGCCGTCGGCCCCCATCTCCTGCAACCGAAAGCTGACGGCTTCCACTGCCTCCCGGCTTGTATGGACACAAACCTCTACCCAATTCACGCACTCACCTCCCCAATATAGGAAAAAACGGGCATACGCCCGCTATGACAAGACCTGGAGACTTTTTTTC
This window contains:
- the mtaB gene encoding tRNA (N(6)-L-threonylcarbamoyladenosine(37)-C(2))-methylthiotransferase MtaB gives rise to the protein MSTVAFHTLGCKVNAYETEAIWQLFKQAGYKKVDFEQKADVYVINTCTVTNTGDKKSRQVIRRAIRRNPDAVVAVTGCYAQTSPKEIMAIPGVDIVVGTQGRDKLLEYVEQYKRERQPINAVKNIMKAREFEELDVPTFSERTRASLKIQEGCNNFCTFCIIPWARGLMRSRKPESVLKQARQLVEAGYKEIVLTGIHTGGYGEDLENYTLADLLWDLDQIDGLKRVRISSIEASQITDRVIEVLNASDKMCRHLHIPLQAGDDEVLKRMRRKYTVDEYRRKIEQVKEAMPNVAITTDVIVGFPGETDEQFENGYRLIEELEFAELHVFPYSKRTGTPAARMENQVPEEVKHERVHRLIELSNRLSLKYAKRFVGDVLEVIPERPFKEAPDSGLYMGYSDNYLQVVFEGNDDLIGQVCRVKIDEAGAEYCRGTFATVVRDVPRPASKPKAV
- a CDS encoding 16S rRNA (uracil(1498)-N(3))-methyltransferase, yielding MQRYFVDPDLIGSHTITIVGDDVHHIRKVMRFRPGDPVICCDGRGTDYVTAIDTIRTDEVVCRVVEKRPSAGEPRISVTVAQSLPKGDKWEWVLQKGTELGATSFVPFVSARTIVKWDAKKAEKRRERWMRIVKEAAEQAHRGTIPEVMPVADWQMLLSRAASAGRAMIAYEGGGQPIQQVLAEDDHSSFMLIVGPEGGFEEREVWEAEAAGAVPVSLGPRILRTETAAVAMLTAVMYASGEMGGERA
- the prmA gene encoding 50S ribosomal protein L11 methyltransferase; this encodes MNWVEVCVHTSREAVEAVSFRLQEMGADGVSIEDPEVLEREWESPFGEIPALSMEDYPSEGVRVKCYIPETSDVTAFVRRAESLMKEIEEHGLDPGPARVTTRKMSEESWAEAWKAYYKPVRISKRMIVKPVWESYEPDRDDQVIIELDPGMAFGTGTHPTTTLCLQLLERYVPCRGSVIDVGCGSGILSVAAAKLGAETVLALDLDDVAVTSAEANVRLNGVQDRVRVRQGDLLRGVTGQVDLIVANILAEIIVRMLPDVPRVLKDKGHLIVSGVIQEKEKLVRGELEKQGLQIVEAIRDGDWVAIVAKKV